The proteins below come from a single Chelmon rostratus isolate fCheRos1 chromosome 12, fCheRos1.pri, whole genome shotgun sequence genomic window:
- the cib3 gene encoding calcium and integrin-binding family member 3: protein MLEQRWTWGLAFARSDMGNKQTIFTAQQLDAYQDCTYFTRKEILRLFYRYRDLAPQLVPLDYTNHPDVKLPYELIGSMPELKDNPFRQRIAEVFSEDGEGNMTLDDFLDMFSVLSEMAPRDLKAYYAFKIYDFNNDDFICKSDLEKTLNKLTRNELTEDEVRMVCEKVIDEADLDNDGRLSLEDFQHMIVRAPEFLSTFHIRI, encoded by the exons ATGCTGGAGCAGCGATGGACCTGGGGCTTGGCGTTTGCGCGCTCAGACATGGGGAATAAACAGACCATCTTCACAGCGCAGCAGCTAGATGCCTATCAG GACTGTACATATTTTACAAGGAAAGAAATTCTCAG ACTGTTCTACCGCTATCGGGATTTGGCACCGCAGCTCGTTCCTCTTGACTACACCAACCACCCAGATGTGAAGTTACCATATGAGCTGATTGGCAGCATGCCAGAGCTGAAG GACAACCCGTTCCGTCAGAGGATCGCTGAGGTTTTCTCTGAGGACGGAGAGGGCAACATGACACTGGATGACTTCTTGGACATGTTTTCAGTCCTGAGTGAGATGGCGCCACGTGACCTCAAGGCCTACTATGCTTTCAAAATTTATG ATTTCAACAATGACGACTTCATCTGCAAGTCGGACCTGGAGAAGACCCTGAACAAGCTGACTCGTAATGAGCTGACAGAGGACGAGGTGAGGATGGTGTGTGAGAAGGTGATTGATGAGGCCGACCTGGACAATGATGGACGCCTGTCACTGGAGGACTTCCAGCACATGATTGTTCGAGCTCCAGAATTTCTTAG CACCTTCCACATCAGGATATAA
- the LOC121615441 gene encoding ras-related protein Rab-8A yields MAKTYDYLFKLLLIGDSGVGKTCVLFRFSEDAFNSTFISTIGIDFKIRTIELDGKKIKLQIWDTAGQERFRTITTAYYRGAMGIMLVYDITNEKSFDNIKNWIRNIEEHASADVEKMVLGNKCDINDKRQVSKDRGEKLALEYGIKFMETSAKANINVENAFLTLARDIKSKMDTKLEGNTPQGSSHGVKISEPQKKTSFFRCSLL; encoded by the exons ATGGCGAAGACATACGACTATTTGTTTAAATTACTGTTAATCGGCGATTCTGGTGTCGGGAAGACCTGTGTTCTGTTCAGGTTTTCAGAGGACGCCTTCAACTCAACGTTTATCTCAACTATAG GCATTGATTTCAAGATTAGGACAATAGAGCTCGACGGCAAGAAGATAAAGTTACAGATATG GGATACGGCTGGTCAGGAGCGCTTCCGAACAATCACAACAGCCTACTACAGAGGAGCAATG GGCATCATGCTTGTCTACGACATCACCAACGAGAAGTCTTTTGATAATATCAAGAACTGGATAAGGAACATAGAGGAG CATGCATCAGCGGATGTTGAGAAGATGGTCCTTGGCAACAAGTGTGACATCAATGACAAGCGGCAGGTGTCCAAAGACAGGGGAGAGAAA cttgCATTAGAGTATGGCATAAAGTTCATGGAGACCAGTGCAAAGGCCAACATCAACGTGGAAAAT GCATTTTTGACACTCGCCAGAGACATCAAATCAAAAATGGACACAAAATTG GAGGGCAACACTCCGCAGGGGAGCAGTCATGGAGTCAAGATCTCAGAGCCTCAGAAAAAGACCAGCTTCTTCCGCTGTAGCCTACTCTGA